The Salvelinus fontinalis isolate EN_2023a chromosome 7, ASM2944872v1, whole genome shotgun sequence genomic sequence tatctcaaggccatcagactgttaaacagccatcaataacattgagtggctgctgccaacatactgactcaactccagccactttaacaatggaaaaatgaatgtaaaaatgtatcactagccactttaaacaatgccacttaatataatgtttacataccctacattactcatgtcatatgtatatactgtaccctataccatctactgcatcttgtcatcttcatgtaatacatgtatcactagccactttaaacaatgaaacttttatgtttatataccctacattactcatctcatatgtatatactgtactctataccatctactgcatcttgcctatgccgttctgtaccatcactcattcataaatgtttatgtacatattcttcatccctttacacttgtgtgtataaggtagttgttgtggaattgttaggttagattactcgttggttattactgcattgtcggaactagaagcacaagaatttcgctacaatcgcattaccatctgctaaccatgtgtctgtgacaaataacatttgatttgatttgaaccacTGCACAACAGTATTTAGAGCTTGCTGTAAAAAAAAAGCAGCTCATGAACAGGCAGACACACCCCTTTTACTGtgcactacactactgtaataaTAGAGTAACAATGTATTGTATCATGTATTGTTTAATGATGTAGGCTGTTACCTTTTGTTGTAATGTAATTGTTTAGTTCCTGTTTGGACCCTTGGCATCAGCTAACGGAGATACTACAATTTTCTCACTAGATGGGTGGAAAAATGCATTACAAACTTCCAACAATGTAACCTAGTCTAACATGTTTGATCCCAAACCTTAAGGGAGGACGCTGTACTGTACATGGCACTCTCTCGTATGCTTCCAACAATCGGGCACGCAATATGCTAGTTACCATGATACAGAAGCCATCACAGGCATCATTACATTTTAAATGGTGGTGGACAACTCTAGTATTTTGGGAGGCAACTCTGACTCCTGCTATCAGTGTCATTGGAATTGACTCTCTCTTGAATCCAATTGGACAAAAATGACCCAAATTATCTAACATTAGCTACAGCTGCAATGTCAGTTTGTGCATGCACACTGATGAACTGGGTGATTGATTAGCAATGCATAGAGCCATCTGAAAATCTACACTAACAAAAATATTCAATATCTTACGTCAGGAGCCTATTAATGACTCTTTGAATTTCTGGAGTCGACTCCGACTCCCCACCACTATTTATTACAGACCATTATGACAACACCTGACATGTAAGACTATCCGTTAATCTTAGTTTGTGTTTAACATAATATCCTCTATAATAGATGAGTGCATCATGGTAGTAGGTACATAAAAGGCGGGCCAAAGGTTTCTTTGGTTTGGGCTACAAGCAACCATGAAAATGAGGAACTGTCAAGCATGCACAAGCCTTCAAAATATGTCTAGAGGTGGTTGATGTTGCCTTGGCTACAACCACTGGCACCAACCGCTGTCACTCTAGTGTAGACTCGGTGTCTCTTTTGCAATACCAGCACTAACAACCCATTGAGTTCACAGCACGACAAACAGGGCCAAGCATTAGTAGGCTATGCCTTTCTATCAGATATTAGAATCACAGTACATGCTTACTTTTATGATACTTCAGATAAACCAAGCAAGTCCGTGCAACTGTAACTTATCAACCACTCACAACACAGGGCACTTTCCACTTGTTTAGACTCAGTGCTTACAATGACACTCTCCAACGATATTTTATGAGGAGTAGACAGGCTTTTTACCAGATATGCGTGTCCAGGGATGGTCTGGGTGAATTACATGGTGTCCACTGAAGGAAATAATTTTATAACTATGAGAGAAATTCCCCCGTTTTGCCATACACGTCAACATTATTCATCACAATTTGACCAACCACCGAAGGCAAGAACATTATCAAAATCTTTGCCTCCTGCTCGTGCAATTGCATAACTGGCAAATACATATTGAACTGGTTGCAACCTGAAatactctgagaccaggttgttaAACTAGCTATACTTGTATATTAGCCTATAATATAGTTTACTAGATatgctgttagctagttagcatagGGATTAGGGAAGGGTACCGACCTTTTTTGGATTGGTTTCTGGAATTCTTCCTTGGAGCCATCGTAAATGCACGGATGCTTACAGTTCAAAGGGTTAGAAATGTTCAAATACTTAGCCTGTACGCCTTCTTGTTCGCTAAATAAAATGCTGATACCTCCTTATTAGTGGAAGCTCCTACTGCTGACTATCATAACACAAATAACTTCCTCATGGATACTGACAAGCTAAAATTTACTAATGAGTGATCTCAAATTCCACAGCGAACGAGGTCATGGGCGGAGTTTTCAACCGGATGATTTTTTGCTGTAATTCTACAGCGTGGACCACTATGGTTGGGAGCGCCTAGAGAATCCGCCTTGAAGGTTTTGATACATTGCCTGGCGACACGACTCCTGGCTCCAGAGAAACGCTACGCCACGCCCACGGATGTACATTTCTTCTACGTAGCGAACTACAGTGCAGCGGAATAATTTAGTGTAAATTATCAGGCTATTTGATAACAACAAAAACGTGGCAAAAAAAAGGGAACGTGTCCTCTCTATCGCGAGATTTTAACAATCAAAGGTTTAGGTGGCTGCTGGCTGGAAACAAGAGGGCTCCTATCCCCCTCATCACCATTATATGTGTATTTCCTTTCAGATAGAGGCGGTGGATctgggagggacagaggggactGTGTTGTATCTAAcctgagagggagggggggggggggggtcttctcCGTGTCGCTGGTAGTGCCTCAGTGTGCTGGGGGATTCCTGCAGTATCTTCTGGGGGTCAGATTTTATGGGATTATAGCAGTTTCCTGGAGAGATTAatctggaaagagagagagaaatactgtacatagccataatagGACATTTGACATATACACTCACAAGAACTACAgtgcattcataaagtattcagacccattgaattttccacatttggttacattactaccttattctaaaatatattaaataaataaaatcctcatcaatatacacataatACTCTATAATGatatataccttatttacattacaAGTATTTTtactctttgctatgagattcgaaattgagctcaggcgcatcctgtttccattgatcattcttgagatgtttctacaactttattggagtcaatctgtggtaaattcaactgattggacatgatttggaaaggtgacagtgcatgtcagagcaaaaaccaagccataaggttgaaggaattgtccgtagagctccgagacaggattgtgtcaaggaacaaatctgaggaagggtaccaaaaaatgtctgcaacattgaaggtcacCAAAAACACaagggcctccatcattcttgaatggaagaagtttggaaccaccaagactcttcctagagctggacgccGGCCAAACTGGGCAATCGGGTGGTGACCATGAGTTACTCtgatgagatgggagaaccttccagaaggacaaccatctctgcagcactccacctatcaggcgtttatggtagagtggccagacagaagtattttgctcagttgtgcaccggggcctcccactcctctttctattctggttagagacggTTTTGcgccttcagtttcttggcaatttctcacatggaatagccttcatttataagaacaagaatagaccgacgagtttcagaagaaagtgctttgtttctggccatttccagcctataatcgaacccacaaatgctgttgctccagatactcaactagtctaaagaagtccaatttcattgcttctttaatcagaacaacagttttctgctttgctaacataattgcaaaagggttatctaatgatcaattagccttttaaaatgataaacttggatttagctaacacaacgtgccattggaacacaggagtgatggttgctgataatgggcctctgtacgcctatgtagatattccactaaaaatcagccatttccagctacaatagtcatttactacattaacaatgtctacactatatttctgattaatttgatgttattttaatggacaaaaaaggtgcttttctttcaaaaacaaggacatttctaagtgaccctgaGCTTTTgaagtagtgtagtgtatgtgcttttctttcaaaaacaaggacatttctaagtgaccctgaGTTTTTGAAGTAGGGTAGTGTATGTCGCACGTCGCTACTTCACAGGAGcagcatttgaacgtaaacatgtattttttatcatGTGCctaaataacaaacttgtattccatcgataaatacaaatacaattgtttaattaagagcctagttggtttggccatggaaaaagtcaggaaccttcccactagccatgattggctgagataatgtatgggctggacatgccgggagatgagtttggattggtctgccatgtagcatacttctgtctataacgtgagctgTTCAGTATGTGTTGACATTCCTTTCCACTGTGCCATTTTTTAAAGATATAACATTAGGCTTTGAGAACTACAAaagttttgctacttttctcaacgACATTGTTGCCATAAATTTAGCAGGCACTGTTGACAGATCAGTAGGAAAAAGTGATGGGCTACTGCACAcgccacggtcagtgtgaacctgAGACAAACAAGATGTAGCTGCAAACAAAGCagagttaaatggttccagtctcccgtgaagcgttcatccatgtatacgggtaagagtctaaGTACATTTTCCAGATataagtttctaattttgtcagaaagtcatttttatTGCAAGTTAATGCATACTGTTAGTTGGCTAGTaaacgttagcttgctggctcgctagccaatgttacatgtatgatctgtgtagtaatattattctaatcagaaatccatttgcattgtTAGTTATAGCCTAACATTAGTTAGTTAACGTTGAACCTAGTTTGTTAGCTTTAGCTAacagctatgacaatgtttgtattggtagtagtatgagttAGGGTTATGCCGGTTcattgtgtagctagctagctacttagctagctacatgtctaaacaaaagactccactttggcCGGATTATTACATGACCCATGAATttagcaggtgtgtctgagggtgattacggccatcaattgtatttcatgaacgtgtacatgtctaaacaatagtgacccatccacttagctagatgtgcgCGAcgggtggttatagcatttccttcacatgacccatcaaagtCTGTCAGGTAAGCGTCGGTTAATAAAGATTTAAAAAActcaaaaatatttttatctggacactttctgtttttgataatgctactatgcaagtactttcactgtaccatttacaACTTATGTATCctgtacatgtgacaaataaatgttgattttatttgatataacgTCACCGTGTTtaccacatggcctcacatgtgaatccttaaagagatggatgGGATTAAAGTTTAAGAGGGTgtaaacaatgctgaatgggtgtagacaaagaagatgTCTTGTCTACTAGAGACTGAATCGAGGCAGTAGGTCACATCAAAGTGAGAATAACAAAACCAATGGGGTGCCCTGGAGGTCATGACCCCTGGGCACATTCCCTGCGTGCCTGGTCAGTTTTCGGTCATGATTacggatttttgttgttgttgctgacatggctaattgagtgactgtcagtgactgacataagaggAAAAACTGCTGACAGACAAATGTCAAAATTGCACATAGTGATTCTGCTATTCTTACTCTCAATAGTaaattgagaccccgactgagcgTATGTCGCGTATGCCTGGAACCTGCCCTGTACAGACCCACAGATGACAGGTCTCAGACCATGACAACTGCAGGACTGCTTCCAGCACCATTTGTATTCCAACTCGGTCAAATACACTATAGAAAAGGGTGGTCGAGAAGAAACACTAAATCATCACACAAATATCACATCAACATTGCAATTGGTAGCCTGTTGTGTCCTGGAATTATGCAATATGATTTGTGACCGCAAGTCTCTGATCAATGCAATTCATCGTCCTCTGAAATTCAAAAGCATTTTATTCTCGTTGTCATGTTGGTTAATTTATTAAGCACTTATTTACCCAAAATATACTACATTTAATTGCATCAACACGTGGGAGCACAGGGGTTGTGGATATGGAAGCATATAATTCTGTAGTAGCTTTTTTCATGTAGAGCTTTTTCAACAACCAGACAAAGCTTATTTCAACTAAAACCAAATAAATGATTTATTATTATACATTTGCTATAGCACTGTGCAATTCACATTGTTGGAGTAATCAATTTAGAGTTGTAGAGCACAGTCTTCATTTTGTTtgcataaataaaataaaaagttgtgATTCCCTCCACTTCCCTCAAGAATATCTCCCCCTAGACCTTCGTCATTGTATTTAAAGTAGATTTAGCTGCAGACTGTCATGGGTAATGCCAATGACAACAAATGTAGCTTTCCTCTCAAATACAGAACAGTAGCCTATAAACATCCTGATTCCGTGGGTGAGATCCTTTAGTCGTACATATACGTTGCTTCTGACATGTGGTTTTTCTTTCCTCTTTTTAACATGAGAAAGCAACCTTTTGAAAATAACAGGgttctcaaaaaaataaaaataaaatgttcctGATGAGGTGTACAACTTGTGCCAAGTTGCCTACAAAATAATGACAGTCTATTTACAAAAAGAAAGATAGGGTCAGTAATTTAATATCAGCGTTCGTAAGCTAAAGAGATTCAGTTTGGGGGATGTGTCCTTGTATGTGTCCATTTGGTGAGAGAAAAACTTCACCCAGGCTCcttcaatacatcagtcagttGCCAAACTGAGGAAAATGAAGGATATCACACATGCATACTATAGAGTCATGTCTTGACATTCTGTCAAGTCCTTGATTGGTCGCCTGACAATCCAGAAAATCTTCCTCAATTAACCGTTTCCTAAACATGGATTGGGATGAAGGGTAGTGATAGGTGGTTGGAAACCAAGCGTGTTCCTGGAATGTATAGGGGGAGAGAAaaaagaagaaagaaagaaacgtGTGCAATCTACTAATCAGGTCACAAAGTGAAACCCCAAGCATAGCGACTTTCTCAAGATGAAAGGGCACGCCTTCGCTCTCTGAAGATGGGCATTGCAATAAAACACATTTCTTACTAATAAGGGGGGGTAAACAAAAGGAGGCAAAGACATTGAATAAAAATAAACCTAAATGACAAAAACCTTAAAATGCCCTGGAATATTCCTCAGTCCATTCACTGTACAGTGTACACAGCAACAATTGTTTCTCGCCTTTCTCCTTGGGTGTTGTCACGCCTCTCTACATGGCTGGGTGTAGAACGTTGATTTTGTGTGACGCTCAGGCTACGGACCTTTTTGAGGGGTTATTAAGGTGTTGTGGCCTCTTATAAGATCTCATAAGGAGTCGTTGAGCAAAGGTTTGTGTTACTAACACATGGATCTGGTGGGATGAGTTGAACAGTCCAGGTTTGGTGCCAGAGGAAGaagaaaggaggaggaagaggagggcagGCTAGCAGAAGATGAGCCTTCTTCGCCGACACCGGCGACCTCACGTGGACTTCTGCCGGTAGTGAAGGGTTAGGTCTCCACCGCTCTTCCAGATAAAATGCTTGACGGTCCGCAGGTCCATGTTGGGATCCAATACCTATAGACAACGAAAAGTGATTTTGGGAACATATATTAATACAAGATGTAACACAAAGGCAAAGGATGGGGACTGTACCGTATAAGCTGCACAGTACCTGGTCCTGACAGAGCAGCTCAATCTTCTCCTCGGCCAGCACGGCcacgtcctcctcctccttctgctcgCTGGGCTTGTCGTTGTTCCCCGAGGCCCCCGTCTGAGACTCGTTGTCCAGGTTGATGATCTTCTCGTATACGTGCTCCATCACCTTCCTCACCTGGAGCATGTCGCTGGCCGACAGGCGGTCCCTATTGGAAGGACCACAACGTTGGAATATAACTGCAAGCTTGAAACATTGAACGGTGAGATAAATAGTTCCAAGTGAATGATCTCTTTAGCAAAATGTGGTTTGCAGGGAAGGATGAACATGCAACACTAATCGGAACAGAGAAACTGGTTCAATCGTTATAAAAGTGTTTGACTTACTTCTTTAAGGTTTTTGCACCAGAAGAAGAATGAGGCTGGAGGTAGAAGGGGATTTTGTTGAATTTGGGCATGTTTTTCTAAAAGACAGGGAAGAAAAAGTTGAAAATCATACATGAGAATCAAAATGTATAAACACTACACAATTAGCTATAGTACATTACTGTAGAAAGACATTTATATTGATCATTAAATTAAAGGACGAGAGCTCACATCCACAGTGATGTCGATGACCCACTGTGGCACGGTCTCGTTGAGCAACATGGACTCAGTCTCCCCACCAGAGTCTCGACACaacaacctggagagagagagtgagagcctTGAATAAGCCTGCCGGGATGGCCAGGTGGGTGGGGTTTGCACTTTTAGTACTATTTCATGCTACACTGTAATAGACAGAGATAGCGTTGTGTATTTTACCTGAACAAGGTCCTTCCCCCTGCCTCTCCAAAGATGACTGGCGTGTGAGGGGGAACATGGAAGTAGCCGTTACCTTTCTGTATCCTGCTCTCATGCTCCCCgttcactgaacacacacacacacacacacacacacacacacacacacacacacacacacatcagaacaTAGAATATCACTGATAGATTTCATTCAACTTAATAACTTCAGAAAATATCACAAAGGCTGTCTGCATTATACTGTTagtaaatgtgtgtgtatatgcgtaTAGCAGCTCACTgtggttcatctctgtctcttcatCCATGGGGTTGATGTGGGTTCGGGGCCAATACTCCAGTAAGGCCTGCAGCAGCAGTCCACCCAGGTTCACTAGAAAAGAACAGAACACTGTAGGAATGATACTGCACGTACGGTAACACTgtttggataaaaaaaaaaaagtcaaccaTATCTTACAGGGCAGTAAAAAAATGATCACTCACACTTGGGGTCAGACCCATCAGGACTGGAGAAGCCTGCATCCTTGGCTGACACCCATGCAGCAAAGCAATCGCTCTCATCCAGCGTGATGGTCAACATCTACCCAACAGAATATATGTATTAAAATGAGGACAAATCACTGTTCCACCGACTGTCCAAAGCTTACAATGTAAAAAAGCGCAGGATCAGCTTACCCCAGTTTTAAGATCCACTGAGAACCAGTTTGGCACATAGACCATTTTGAACCTCTTTTTAATCTCTTCGTCAAACTCCATCTTTCCCAGGTCTTCCCCTTTACACGCCTGGATGAGGACAAGAGGTATTCAATCATACAATATGACAAACAATGGAGAGATGGAAGATAAATGATCGATAGAAGAGAGAGCAAAAGGCACGCACCTTTAAAACATCCCAGTATgcaatgttgttgttggtgtcTTTGGTTAGTATGTGTCTCTTGTCATTCAGAATGTGGCACTGGATAATGCTGGCTCCCCCTAGTGGACAGAAGTACACACAACACTCATTTAAGCCtagaacatatatatatatattttttttttacttaactaggcaagtcagttaagaacaaattcttattttcaatgacagcctaccctggccaaacccgtatgatactggaccaattgtgctctgccgtatgggactcccaatcacggccgggtgtgatacagcctggattcgaaccagggactgtagtgacgttTCTTGTACTcttgccttagaccactcgggagcccaaaataCAGAAGGTGTTTAAAATAGAATAGATatgtgggctcctgagtggcgcagcagtctaaggcaagaGTACAAGAGACGTCACTATCCaggatccaggctgtatcacatccggccgtgattgggagtcccatacggcggcgcacaattggtccagcatcgtccagggtaggccgtcattgtaaataagaatttgcttttaactgacttgcctagttaaataaaaggaaaaataaataaataatgtattaCAAAATTTGCAATGCAGTTTATTGGGAGATTTATGAAGTTTGAATCTATCAATCATTTGTAATGATTAATGGATCATAAAAAaataagaagtgtgtgtgtgtggtgtttttaCCTGTAACGACCTGCTCGGGTTGAGTACAGAGAGGCGTCAGGGGAGCAGTGCAGTCGTTGTCGTAATCGCCAGATGCTCGGAAATTATGAATGCCCTTCAGAGACTGCAATGAGTCATGACGGGAAACATAATCAGGGAGTGAACATTGCATTAAAAGTATACAGCGACAGACAGGCTTCACTGAATCCTGTTTTTTTCTGTGTTATATTTTTTACAGTAATTCTATGTCTATTTAATATGAACATATCCACTATTCATATAAAAACCCTGTTGTTCAACTTCAGCTATGCTGCTTACCCATTTGTTGACGGTGGACTTGGTGGTGGAGACCCAGAGGGCCGTGGGGGGGTCTGCCGAGCGGTCCAGCTCCATCTGAACCAGGGAGACAAGAGGTCATTCAGATAGGAAAACTGTGATGGGTAAATGTGTTGTTGACAGAAACACTTAAGGAGGACTTCACCTTGATATTACTTGCTGATTATCTTTAAGATTTCTCATTAATGCATTCCTGACTCTACTAATTATTATACTAGCGTACTTTCTTGTATACAACAgtcttaaaaaaaacatttgagttAATGTTACAAAATACTTAAGTCCAATAAACATCTAGGCCTAATATCTACAAGTTAAAACATTTTCAACTACGTTTCCCAGCATGCCGTCGGCTAGGCGTATCGCAGTAACCCCACCCCTTTCACCTTGAGGACTGGGGCTTTCTCCTCACAGATGAGAACGCGGAGGTCTGGATTCCTCAGGTCGGTGCAGTAGATCTTGCGGTCGCGTCCGCCGGAGTAGACATGCGTGAAGGCTTCGTTGACCTGCAGGGCCCACACGCCCTCATCGTGCACCCGGTAGGTAGCGATGCACCGCTGCTGCCCCAGCGACCACAGACGGATGGTCCCGTCTGAGCTGCCCGAGAGACACTGGGGGGAAAAGCAGATGTAACATTAGGAATACAACATTTTCAAAACTTTCACAAATGTCCAGGTTGTTCGAAATCCAAGTTGAAAAATTCCAGGTAAGAGGCTTCCCTCGCAGCTTATTGCCAGCAGATTCCAGAAATTACTGAAAAAGTCCTCTCCCTCCTATGAAACATAAGAGAGCCATCGCAGCTGACATTTTTAAGGGTGAGGAACGAGATGAGATTTCTAAGAGCCATCCTTACCTGAGTGCCATCCCTGTTCAGCAGTAATGATTTAACGTTGTCTGTGTGGCCTTTCAACTTCATCAGCTTGGCACAGGTTCGAGGATCCCAAACTCTCAGCACCTGTAGCAGGACACATTCACTCTATGAGGTATATGAAAACACAGGTTTAGGTTTTTGTTGGTGGCACACTCTTTGTTCTTACACACATCTTACTTTAGAACATGGAGGTGAAGTAACATGTTCAGTTAGCTGGAAGTATACCAATGTCATCACACCACTAGAAACATTACAACTATATCAATACAAATGTGATTTAAGAACCCACCTTTTCAGTGGACCCTGACACAATGACGGTGCCCATCTGATTCATAGCCAGACTGTAGATGGAGTCTTTGTTCCCACTCAGTGAGGAGGCTGGGAGACGACAACAACAGCATAGTTACCACAACACTCAGGTCTGTCTCAGTCTACTCGTCAGTAACCAGGAAGGTCCCACTGAGACACAGTGTATTTTACATATTTAAGATATCCATCCTTCAAATTGATGTGTACTACAGAAACAAGAACATTGTCTTCAATGATGGTCCTCCAGATACACATCTATCTCATGTCTTCATTCCAAGTAGCGCAGTGAACATTTACAATACTCAGTCTAGGATATGCCCGTGACATGATAtagctgggtcatgttcattagggcaagCAACGGAAAACACTTTATGCAACAGGAAAAGAAAA encodes the following:
- the LOC129859187 gene encoding WD repeat-containing protein 48 isoform X4; translation: MATLHRQNAAGRRKVQVSYVIRDEVEKYNRNGVNALQLDPALNRLFTAGRDSIIRIWSVNQHKDPYIASMEHHTDWVNDIVLCCNGKTLISASSDTTVKVWNAHKGFCMSTLRTHKDYVKALAYAKDKELVASAGLDRQIFLWDVNTLTALTASNNTVTTSSLSGNKDSIYSLAMNQMGTVIVSGSTEKVLRVWDPRTCAKLMKLKGHTDNVKSLLLNRDGTQCLSGSSDGTIRLWSLGQQRCIATYRVHDEGVWALQVNEAFTHVYSGGRDRKIYCTDLRNPDLRVLICEEKAPVLKMELDRSADPPTALWVSTTKSTVNKWSLKGIHNFRASGDYDNDCTAPLTPLCTQPEQVVTGGASIIQCHILNDKRHILTKDTNNNIAYWDVLKACKGEDLGKMEFDEEIKKRFKMVYVPNWFSVDLKTGMLTITLDESDCFAAWVSAKDAGFSSPDGSDPKLNLGGLLLQALLEYWPRTHINPMDEETEMNHMNGEHESRIQKGNGYFHVPPHTPVIFGEAGGRTLFRLLCRDSGGETESMLLNETVPQWVIDITVDKNMPKFNKIPFYLQPHSSSGAKTLKKDRLSASDMLQVRKVMEHVYEKIINLDNESQTGASGNNDKPSEQKEEEDVAVLAEEKIELLCQDQVLDPNMDLRTVKHFIWKSGGDLTLHYRQKST
- the LOC129859187 gene encoding WD repeat-containing protein 48 isoform X1; protein product: MATLHRQNAAGRRKVQVSYVIRDEVEKYNRNGVNALQLDPALNRLFTAGRDSIIRIWSVNQHKQDPYIASMEHHTDWVNDIVLCCNGKTLISASSDTTVKVWNAHKGFCMSTLRTHKDYVKALAYAKDKELVASAGLDRQIFLWDVNTLTALTASNNTVTTSSLSGNKDSIYSLAMNQMGTVIVSGSTEKSECVLLQVLRVWDPRTCAKLMKLKGHTDNVKSLLLNRDGTQCLSGSSDGTIRLWSLGQQRCIATYRVHDEGVWALQVNEAFTHVYSGGRDRKIYCTDLRNPDLRVLICEEKAPVLKMELDRSADPPTALWVSTTKSTVNKWSLKGIHNFRASGDYDNDCTAPLTPLCTQPEQVVTGGASIIQCHILNDKRHILTKDTNNNIAYWDVLKACKGEDLGKMEFDEEIKKRFKMVYVPNWFSVDLKTGMLTITLDESDCFAAWVSAKDAGFSSPDGSDPKLNLGGLLLQALLEYWPRTHINPMDEETEMNHMNGEHESRIQKGNGYFHVPPHTPVIFGEAGGRTLFRLLCRDSGGETESMLLNETVPQWVIDITVDKNMPKFNKIPFYLQPHSSSGAKTLKKDRLSASDMLQVRKVMEHVYEKIINLDNESQTGASGNNDKPSEQKEEEDVAVLAEEKIELLCQDQVLDPNMDLRTVKHFIWKSGGDLTLHYRQKST
- the LOC129859187 gene encoding WD repeat-containing protein 48 isoform X2, which translates into the protein MATLHRQNAAGRRKVQVSYVIRDEVEKYNRNGVNALQLDPALNRLFTAGRDSIIRIWSVNQHKDPYIASMEHHTDWVNDIVLCCNGKTLISASSDTTVKVWNAHKGFCMSTLRTHKDYVKALAYAKDKELVASAGLDRQIFLWDVNTLTALTASNNTVTTSSLSGNKDSIYSLAMNQMGTVIVSGSTEKSECVLLQVLRVWDPRTCAKLMKLKGHTDNVKSLLLNRDGTQCLSGSSDGTIRLWSLGQQRCIATYRVHDEGVWALQVNEAFTHVYSGGRDRKIYCTDLRNPDLRVLICEEKAPVLKMELDRSADPPTALWVSTTKSTVNKWSLKGIHNFRASGDYDNDCTAPLTPLCTQPEQVVTGGASIIQCHILNDKRHILTKDTNNNIAYWDVLKACKGEDLGKMEFDEEIKKRFKMVYVPNWFSVDLKTGMLTITLDESDCFAAWVSAKDAGFSSPDGSDPKLNLGGLLLQALLEYWPRTHINPMDEETEMNHMNGEHESRIQKGNGYFHVPPHTPVIFGEAGGRTLFRLLCRDSGGETESMLLNETVPQWVIDITVDKNMPKFNKIPFYLQPHSSSGAKTLKKDRLSASDMLQVRKVMEHVYEKIINLDNESQTGASGNNDKPSEQKEEEDVAVLAEEKIELLCQDQVLDPNMDLRTVKHFIWKSGGDLTLHYRQKST
- the LOC129859187 gene encoding WD repeat-containing protein 48 isoform X3; protein product: MATLHRQNAAGRRKVQVSYVIRDEVEKYNRNGVNALQLDPALNRLFTAGRDSIIRIWSVNQHKQDPYIASMEHHTDWVNDIVLCCNGKTLISASSDTTVKVWNAHKGFCMSTLRTHKDYVKALAYAKDKELVASAGLDRQIFLWDVNTLTALTASNNTVTTSSLSGNKDSIYSLAMNQMGTVIVSGSTEKVLRVWDPRTCAKLMKLKGHTDNVKSLLLNRDGTQCLSGSSDGTIRLWSLGQQRCIATYRVHDEGVWALQVNEAFTHVYSGGRDRKIYCTDLRNPDLRVLICEEKAPVLKMELDRSADPPTALWVSTTKSTVNKWSLKGIHNFRASGDYDNDCTAPLTPLCTQPEQVVTGGASIIQCHILNDKRHILTKDTNNNIAYWDVLKACKGEDLGKMEFDEEIKKRFKMVYVPNWFSVDLKTGMLTITLDESDCFAAWVSAKDAGFSSPDGSDPKLNLGGLLLQALLEYWPRTHINPMDEETEMNHMNGEHESRIQKGNGYFHVPPHTPVIFGEAGGRTLFRLLCRDSGGETESMLLNETVPQWVIDITVDKNMPKFNKIPFYLQPHSSSGAKTLKKDRLSASDMLQVRKVMEHVYEKIINLDNESQTGASGNNDKPSEQKEEEDVAVLAEEKIELLCQDQVLDPNMDLRTVKHFIWKSGGDLTLHYRQKST